A section of the Drosophila sechellia strain sech25 chromosome 3L, ASM438219v1, whole genome shotgun sequence genome encodes:
- the LOC6604988 gene encoding protein nervous wreck isoform X4 codes for MMQPPPRKGNYVKFLKNLHTEQVAKLQLKNQHECDLLEDIRQFTIKRSAVEKSYSESLLKISSQYLNKKIPNIPDIKMEGMEERWNMWSVWRTVLEENEKLARARLAAIEVFQQQIADEAKVLRDYKLAIAKRSLSGIVNVQKELHLSVGDVDKTKKSYFDEEHCAHDVRDKARDIEEKLKKKKGSFFQSITSLQKNSARVTSRKELLEEKSSGARNDYVLSLAAANAHQNRYFTVDLQTTMTTMENYVFERVAEYLMLMGRTELLTCSATQNSFGKIRDQAQQLTREYNLQCCYLFYPVLKQHIQYDFEACDNDPVRKVTAEHESAAETLTKEAKNLAGRVVKENASIRENAKKLALCQSLRDSGQRTDPNDPNGPDLDTKIEEFRDQIRRSETEKTKAEACLQCLRDGGINVDEWVQEAEIMGVQELTRSASSISMRTDASGQGENPSSDSFYDSDKEETQAQAAAQTKPKQEQQLSRDRTFSDSEDEPEVRPSAAAASSAAAASSSMMASSAGGWDDPTEVNWGAAEEEEDKDEPIVPEPKEAIFKCTALYSYTAQNPDELTIVENEQLEVVGEGDGDGWLRARNYRGEEGYVPHNYLDIDQETAGSAFNDQTVDSMQSPDQVSVIMAPQKRVKSDVEWCIALYDYDATAEDELTFEEGDKIKIITKTAHGVDDGWWEGELDGKFGNFPSLVVEECDEMGEPLSEGGDESPPPTAAPTFALPPAPALPPEYAHELELELTEDMFGSQDTADEDSGYIPNGAAAPSMPPPGQNQSQTTAKKVLIQEPGMEDDLSDDGQPPPSLPPPQLAKAGGSAPGSGSKVEKGAVAGGANTLNLGMAQIIVTAATPMVEDGADKSFPPVGESDAQPEEQVPKEQPAEVAKKPDIAPKPLAKVAPQSAPAKEGNAGVRPVVSITLTEYPSCDAEDQQSFSEGTDSASVADVPVLQDAEDPFNEKAKGEFGDGSGFEANFEANFDANFDDAFAGCGGGGGGGGGGGEQSNDLDINGEAAGEAGSGSAAGDEDIEAPKQVVGGRASIPEELDSNQLAHYHEHEIYYVDYSHGQL; via the exons ATGATGCAGCCGCCGCCGCGTAAG GGAAACTATGTGAAATTCCTCAAGAATTTGCACACGGAGCAGGTGGCCAAGCTGCAGCTGAAGAACCAGCATGAGTGCGATCTCCTGGAGGACATCCGGCAGTTCACCATCAAGCGTTCCGCTGTCGAGAAGTCGTACAGTGAGTCGCTGCTCAAGATCTCATCGCAGTATCTCAACAAGAAGATACCCAATATACCAGATATTAAGATGGAGGGCATGGAGGAGCGCTG GAACATGTGGAGCGTTTGGCGCACTGTGCTCGAGGAGAATGAGAAACTGGCTCGTGCCCGATTGGCCGCTATAGAGGTGTTTCAACAGCAAATCGCGGATGAGGCCAAGGTTCTTCGGGACTATAAGTTGGCCATAGCTAAGCGCTCGCTATCCGGAATTGTCAATGTGCAGAAGGAGCTTCATCTGAGCGTGGGCGATGTGGACAAGACCAAGAAATCATACTTTGATGAAGAGCATTGTGCTCACGATGTCCGGGACAAGGCTCGCGATATCGAGGAGAAGCTTAAGAAGAAGAAGGGCTCCTTCTTTCAATCAATCACTTCGCTGCAGAAGAACAGCGCCCGGGTCACATCTCGCAAGGAGCTGCTGGAGGAGAAGTCCTCTGGCGCCCGGAATGACTACGTACTCAGCTTGGCGGCGGCCAACGCCCATCAGAATCGCTACTTCACCGTCGATCTGCAGACCACGATGACCACCATGGAGAACTATGTCTTCGAGCGGGTTGCCGAGTACCTGATGTTAATGGG ACGCACAGAGCTGTTGACTTGCTCGGCTACGCAGAATAGCTTCGGCAAGATCCGTGACCAGGCGCAGCAGTTGACCCGGGAGTACAACCTGCAGTGCTGCTACCTGTTCTATCCGGTGCTGAAGCAGCACATCCAATACGACTTCGAGGCGTGCGACAATGATCCGGTGCGCAAGGTGACCGCGGAGCACGAGTCCGCCGCAGAGACGCTAACCAAGGAGGCCAAGAATCTGGCCGGAAGAGTGGTCAAGGAGAATGCCTCGATCAGGGAGAATGCCAAGAAGTTGGCCCTGTGCCAGTCGCTGCGAGACTCTGGCCAGCGCACGGATCCCAACGATCCGAATGGGCCGGATCTGGACACCAAGATCGAGGAGTTCCGTGATCAAATCCGTCGATCCGAGACGGAGAAGACAAAGGCGGAGGCATGTCTTCAGTGTCTGCGCGATGGCGGCATCAACGTGGACGAGTGGGTGCAGGAGGCCGAGATCATGGGTGTACAGGAGCTGACGCGTTCGGCCAGTTCCATTTCGATGCGCACTGACGCCTCTGGCCAGGGCGAGAATCCCAGTTCCGATTCATTCTACGACAGCGACAAGGAGGAGACCCAGGCTCAGGCAGCTGCCCAAACGAAGCCCAAGCAGGAGCAACAGTTATCCAGGGATCGTACCTTCAGCGATAGTGAGGATGAGCCCGAAGTGCGTCCTTCGGCGGCGGCAGCTTcttctgcagctgctgcctCGTCATCCATGATGGCTAGTAGCGCTGGTGGCTGGGATGATCCCACTGAGGTCAACTGGGGAGCtgccgaggaggaggaggacaaGGACGAACCAATTGTACCAGAGCCCAAGGAGGCGATCTTCAAGTGCACTGCACTCTACAGCTACACG GCCCAGAATCCTGACGAGCTCACCATCGTAGAAAATGAACAGCTCGAGGTGGTTGGCGAGGGCGATGGCGATGGGTGGTTGAGGGCCCGCAACTATCGCGGCGAGGAGGGCTACGTGCCACACAATTATCTGGACATCGACCAGGAGACAGCGGGCAGCGCCTTTAATG ATCAGACAGTGGACTCGATGCAATCACCCGACCAGGTGTCGGTCATCATGGCGCCCCAGAAGCGAGTCAAATCGGACGTGGAATGGTGCATCGCGCTGTACGACTACGACGCCACCGCCGAGGATGAGCTGACCTTCGAGGAGGGCGACAAGATCAAGATCATCACCAAGACCGCCCACGGCGTGGACGACGGATGGTGGGAGGGCGAGCTGGATGGCAAGTTCGGCAACTTTCCCTCGCTGGTCGTCGAGGAGTGCGACGAGATGGGCGAGCCGCTCAGCGAGGGTGGCGACGAGTCACCTCCGCCCACCGCAGCGCCCACTTTCGCACTGCCCCCCGCTCCTGCCCTGCCACCAGAGTACGCCCACgaactggaactggagctCACTGAGGATATGTTTGGTTCTCAGGATACAGCAG ATGAGGATAGCGGCTATATACCCAACGGCGCTGCTGCCCCGAGTATGCCTCCGCCAG GCCAGAACCAAAGCCAAACTACTGCCAAGAAgg TACTCATCCAAGAGCCTGGCATGGAg GACGATCTAAGTGACGATGGGCAGCCGCCGCCGTCCTTGCCGCCGCCCCAACTAGCGAAGGCGGGCGGATCCGCTCCTGGATCTGGGAGCAAGGTCGAAAAGGGGGCGGTGGCAGGTGGCGCCAACACGCTAAACTTAGGTATGGCACAAATAATTGTTACCGCTGCAACCCCCATGGTTGAAGACGGTGCCGATAAATCTTTCCCACCAGTAGGCGAGAGCGATGCGCAGCCAGAGGAGCAGGTGCCCAAGGAGCAGCCGGCGGAAGTGGCCAAAAAACCAGATATTGCGCCCAAGCCGCTGGCCAAGGTGGCGCCACAGAGCGCGCCGGCCAAAGAAGGTAATGCTGGAGTGAGGCCCGTGGTGAGCATTACACTGACCGAGTATCCATCCTGTGACGCAGAGGACCAACAGTCCTTCTCGGAGGGCACCGATTCGGCTTCGGTGGCCGATGTGCCGGTACTACAGGATGCGGAGGATCCATTCAACGAGAAGGCCAAGGGAGAGTTCGGCGACGGTTCGGGATTTGAGGCCAATTTCGAGGCCAACTTCGATGCCAACTTTGATGACGCCTTTGCTGGATGCGGAGGAGGTGGGGGCGGTGGAGGTGGCGGTGGGGAGCAGTCCAACGACTTGGACATCAACGGAGAGGCAGCAGGAGAAGCAGGATCTGGATCTGCGGCTGGCGATGAGGATATTGAGGCACCCAAACAGGTGGTCGGTGGGCGAGCTAGCATACCCGAGGAATTGGACTCAAATCAATTG GCACACTACCATGAGCATGAAATATACTATGTAGACTATAGCCACGGACAGTTATAG
- the LOC6604988 gene encoding protein nervous wreck isoform X5: protein MMQPPPRKGNYVKFLKNLHTEQVAKLQLKNQHECDLLEDIRQFTIKRSAVEKSYSESLLKISSQYLNKKIPNIPDIKMEGMEERWNMWSVWRTVLEENEKLARARLAAIEVFQQQIADEAKVLRDYKLAIAKRSLSGIVNVQKELHLSVGDVDKTKKSYFDEEHCAHDVRDKARDIEEKLKKKKGSFFQSITSLQKNSARVTSRKELLEEKSSGARNDYVLSLAAANAHQNRYFTVDLQTTMTTMENYVFERVAEYLMLMGRTELLTCSATQNSFGKIRDQAQQLTREYNLQCCYLFYPVLKQHIQYDFEACDNDPVRKVTAEHESAAETLTKEAKNLAGRVVKENASIRENAKKLALCQSLRDSGQRTDPNDPNGPDLDTKIEEFRDQIRRSETEKTKAEACLQCLRDGGINVDEWVQEAEIMGVQELTRSASSISMRTDASGQGENPSSDSFYDSDKEETQAQAAAQTKPKQEQQLSRDRTFSDSEDEPEVRPSAAAASSAAAASSSMMASSAGGWDDPTEVNWGAAEEEEDKDEPIVPEPKEAIFKCTALYSYTAQNPDELTIVENEQLEVVGEGDGDGWLRARNYRGEEGYVPHNYLDIDQETAGSAFNGTSGNQLRSQISFSSVDYTVDNEDQTVDSMQSPDQVSVIMAPQKRVKSDVEWCIALYDYDATAEDELTFEEGDKIKIITKTAHGVDDGWWEGELDGKFGNFPSLVVEECDEMGEPLSEGGDESPPPTAAPTFALPPAPALPPEYAHELELELTEDMFGSQDTADEDSGYIPNGAAAPSMPPPGQNQSQTTAKKVLIQEPGMEDDLSDDGQPPPSLPPPQLAKAGGSAPGSGSKVEKGAVAGGANTLNLVGESDAQPEEQVPKEQPAEVAKKPDIAPKPLAKVAPQSAPAKEGNAGVRPVVSITLTEYPSCDAEDQQSFSEGTDSASVADVPVLQDAEDPFNEKAKGEFGDGSGFEANFEANFDANFDDAFAGCGGGGGGGGGGGEQSNDLDINGEAAGEAGSGSAAGDEDIEAPKQVVGGRASIPEELDSNQLAHYHEHEIYYVDYSHGQL from the exons ATGATGCAGCCGCCGCCGCGTAAG GGAAACTATGTGAAATTCCTCAAGAATTTGCACACGGAGCAGGTGGCCAAGCTGCAGCTGAAGAACCAGCATGAGTGCGATCTCCTGGAGGACATCCGGCAGTTCACCATCAAGCGTTCCGCTGTCGAGAAGTCGTACAGTGAGTCGCTGCTCAAGATCTCATCGCAGTATCTCAACAAGAAGATACCCAATATACCAGATATTAAGATGGAGGGCATGGAGGAGCGCTG GAACATGTGGAGCGTTTGGCGCACTGTGCTCGAGGAGAATGAGAAACTGGCTCGTGCCCGATTGGCCGCTATAGAGGTGTTTCAACAGCAAATCGCGGATGAGGCCAAGGTTCTTCGGGACTATAAGTTGGCCATAGCTAAGCGCTCGCTATCCGGAATTGTCAATGTGCAGAAGGAGCTTCATCTGAGCGTGGGCGATGTGGACAAGACCAAGAAATCATACTTTGATGAAGAGCATTGTGCTCACGATGTCCGGGACAAGGCTCGCGATATCGAGGAGAAGCTTAAGAAGAAGAAGGGCTCCTTCTTTCAATCAATCACTTCGCTGCAGAAGAACAGCGCCCGGGTCACATCTCGCAAGGAGCTGCTGGAGGAGAAGTCCTCTGGCGCCCGGAATGACTACGTACTCAGCTTGGCGGCGGCCAACGCCCATCAGAATCGCTACTTCACCGTCGATCTGCAGACCACGATGACCACCATGGAGAACTATGTCTTCGAGCGGGTTGCCGAGTACCTGATGTTAATGGG ACGCACAGAGCTGTTGACTTGCTCGGCTACGCAGAATAGCTTCGGCAAGATCCGTGACCAGGCGCAGCAGTTGACCCGGGAGTACAACCTGCAGTGCTGCTACCTGTTCTATCCGGTGCTGAAGCAGCACATCCAATACGACTTCGAGGCGTGCGACAATGATCCGGTGCGCAAGGTGACCGCGGAGCACGAGTCCGCCGCAGAGACGCTAACCAAGGAGGCCAAGAATCTGGCCGGAAGAGTGGTCAAGGAGAATGCCTCGATCAGGGAGAATGCCAAGAAGTTGGCCCTGTGCCAGTCGCTGCGAGACTCTGGCCAGCGCACGGATCCCAACGATCCGAATGGGCCGGATCTGGACACCAAGATCGAGGAGTTCCGTGATCAAATCCGTCGATCCGAGACGGAGAAGACAAAGGCGGAGGCATGTCTTCAGTGTCTGCGCGATGGCGGCATCAACGTGGACGAGTGGGTGCAGGAGGCCGAGATCATGGGTGTACAGGAGCTGACGCGTTCGGCCAGTTCCATTTCGATGCGCACTGACGCCTCTGGCCAGGGCGAGAATCCCAGTTCCGATTCATTCTACGACAGCGACAAGGAGGAGACCCAGGCTCAGGCAGCTGCCCAAACGAAGCCCAAGCAGGAGCAACAGTTATCCAGGGATCGTACCTTCAGCGATAGTGAGGATGAGCCCGAAGTGCGTCCTTCGGCGGCGGCAGCTTcttctgcagctgctgcctCGTCATCCATGATGGCTAGTAGCGCTGGTGGCTGGGATGATCCCACTGAGGTCAACTGGGGAGCtgccgaggaggaggaggacaaGGACGAACCAATTGTACCAGAGCCCAAGGAGGCGATCTTCAAGTGCACTGCACTCTACAGCTACACG GCCCAGAATCCTGACGAGCTCACCATCGTAGAAAATGAACAGCTCGAGGTGGTTGGCGAGGGCGATGGCGATGGGTGGTTGAGGGCCCGCAACTATCGCGGCGAGGAGGGCTACGTGCCACACAATTATCTGGACATCGACCAGGAGACAGCGGGCAGCGCCTTTAATGGTACTTCAGGCAATCAATTGCGCTCTCAAATCTCATTCTCATCTGTCGATTATACCGTTGACAATGAAGATCAGACAGTGGACTCGATGCAATCACCCGACCAGGTGTCGGTCATCATGGCGCCCCAGAAGCGAGTCAAATCGGACGTGGAATGGTGCATCGCGCTGTACGACTACGACGCCACCGCCGAGGATGAGCTGACCTTCGAGGAGGGCGACAAGATCAAGATCATCACCAAGACCGCCCACGGCGTGGACGACGGATGGTGGGAGGGCGAGCTGGATGGCAAGTTCGGCAACTTTCCCTCGCTGGTCGTCGAGGAGTGCGACGAGATGGGCGAGCCGCTCAGCGAGGGTGGCGACGAGTCACCTCCGCCCACCGCAGCGCCCACTTTCGCACTGCCCCCCGCTCCTGCCCTGCCACCAGAGTACGCCCACgaactggaactggagctCACTGAGGATATGTTTGGTTCTCAGGATACAGCAG ATGAGGATAGCGGCTATATACCCAACGGCGCTGCTGCCCCGAGTATGCCTCCGCCAG GCCAGAACCAAAGCCAAACTACTGCCAAGAAgg TACTCATCCAAGAGCCTGGCATGGAg GACGATCTAAGTGACGATGGGCAGCCGCCGCCGTCCTTGCCGCCGCCCCAACTAGCGAAGGCGGGCGGATCCGCTCCTGGATCTGGGAGCAAGGTCGAAAAGGGGGCGGTGGCAGGTGGCGCCAACACGCTAAACTTAG TAGGCGAGAGCGATGCGCAGCCAGAGGAGCAGGTGCCCAAGGAGCAGCCGGCGGAAGTGGCCAAAAAACCAGATATTGCGCCCAAGCCGCTGGCCAAGGTGGCGCCACAGAGCGCGCCGGCCAAAGAAGGTAATGCTGGAGTGAGGCCCGTGGTGAGCATTACACTGACCGAGTATCCATCCTGTGACGCAGAGGACCAACAGTCCTTCTCGGAGGGCACCGATTCGGCTTCGGTGGCCGATGTGCCGGTACTACAGGATGCGGAGGATCCATTCAACGAGAAGGCCAAGGGAGAGTTCGGCGACGGTTCGGGATTTGAGGCCAATTTCGAGGCCAACTTCGATGCCAACTTTGATGACGCCTTTGCTGGATGCGGAGGAGGTGGGGGCGGTGGAGGTGGCGGTGGGGAGCAGTCCAACGACTTGGACATCAACGGAGAGGCAGCAGGAGAAGCAGGATCTGGATCTGCGGCTGGCGATGAGGATATTGAGGCACCCAAACAGGTGGTCGGTGGGCGAGCTAGCATACCCGAGGAATTGGACTCAAATCAATTG GCACACTACCATGAGCATGAAATATACTATGTAGACTATAGCCACGGACAGTTATAG
- the LOC6604988 gene encoding protein nervous wreck isoform X3 has protein sequence MMQPPPRKGNYVKFLKNLHTEQVAKLQLKNQHECDLLEDIRQFTIKRSAVEKSYSESLLKISSQYLNKKIPNIPDIKMEGMEERWNMWSVWRTVLEENEKLARARLAAIEVFQQQIADEAKVLRDYKLAIAKRSLSGIVNVQKELHLSVGDVDKTKKSYFDEEHCAHDVRDKARDIEEKLKKKKGSFFQSITSLQKNSARVTSRKELLEEKSSGARNDYVLSLAAANAHQNRYFTVDLQTTMTTMENYVFERVAEYLMLMGRTELLTCSATQNSFGKIRDQAQQLTREYNLQCCYLFYPVLKQHIQYDFEACDNDPVRKVTAEHESAAETLTKEAKNLAGRVVKENASIRENAKKLALCQSLRDSGQRTDPNDPNGPDLDTKIEEFRDQIRRSETEKTKAEACLQCLRDGGINVDEWVQEAEIMGVQELTRSASSISMRTDASGQGENPSSDSFYDSDKEETQAQAAAQTKPKQEQQLSRDRTFSDSEDEPEVRPSAAAASSAAAASSSMMASSAGGWDDPTEVNWGAAEEEEDKDEPIVPEPKEAIFKCTALYSYTAQNPDELTIVENEQLEVVGEGDGDGWLRARNYRGEEGYVPHNYLDIDQETAGSAFNGTSGNQLRSQISFSSVDYTVDNEDQTVDSMQSPDQVSVIMAPQKRVKSDVEWCIALYDYDATAEDELTFEEGDKIKIITKTAHGVDDGWWEGELDGKFGNFPSLVVEECDEMGEPLSEGGDESPPPTAAPTFALPPAPALPPEYAHELELELTEDMFGSQDTADEDSGYIPNGAAAPSMPPPGQNQSQTTAKKVLIQEPGMEDDLSDDGQPPPSLPPPQLAKAGGSAPGSGSKVEKGAVAGGANTLNLGMAQIIVTAATPMVEDGADKSFPPVGESDAQPEEQVPKEQPAEVAKKPDIAPKPLAKVAPQSAPAKEEDQQSFSEGTDSASVADVPVLQDAEDPFNEKAKGEFGDGSGFEANFEANFDANFDDAFAGCGGGGGGGGGGGEQSNDLDINGEAAGEAGSGSAAGDEDIEAPKQVVGGRASIPEELDSNQLAHYHEHEIYYVDYSHGQL, from the exons ATGATGCAGCCGCCGCCGCGTAAG GGAAACTATGTGAAATTCCTCAAGAATTTGCACACGGAGCAGGTGGCCAAGCTGCAGCTGAAGAACCAGCATGAGTGCGATCTCCTGGAGGACATCCGGCAGTTCACCATCAAGCGTTCCGCTGTCGAGAAGTCGTACAGTGAGTCGCTGCTCAAGATCTCATCGCAGTATCTCAACAAGAAGATACCCAATATACCAGATATTAAGATGGAGGGCATGGAGGAGCGCTG GAACATGTGGAGCGTTTGGCGCACTGTGCTCGAGGAGAATGAGAAACTGGCTCGTGCCCGATTGGCCGCTATAGAGGTGTTTCAACAGCAAATCGCGGATGAGGCCAAGGTTCTTCGGGACTATAAGTTGGCCATAGCTAAGCGCTCGCTATCCGGAATTGTCAATGTGCAGAAGGAGCTTCATCTGAGCGTGGGCGATGTGGACAAGACCAAGAAATCATACTTTGATGAAGAGCATTGTGCTCACGATGTCCGGGACAAGGCTCGCGATATCGAGGAGAAGCTTAAGAAGAAGAAGGGCTCCTTCTTTCAATCAATCACTTCGCTGCAGAAGAACAGCGCCCGGGTCACATCTCGCAAGGAGCTGCTGGAGGAGAAGTCCTCTGGCGCCCGGAATGACTACGTACTCAGCTTGGCGGCGGCCAACGCCCATCAGAATCGCTACTTCACCGTCGATCTGCAGACCACGATGACCACCATGGAGAACTATGTCTTCGAGCGGGTTGCCGAGTACCTGATGTTAATGGG ACGCACAGAGCTGTTGACTTGCTCGGCTACGCAGAATAGCTTCGGCAAGATCCGTGACCAGGCGCAGCAGTTGACCCGGGAGTACAACCTGCAGTGCTGCTACCTGTTCTATCCGGTGCTGAAGCAGCACATCCAATACGACTTCGAGGCGTGCGACAATGATCCGGTGCGCAAGGTGACCGCGGAGCACGAGTCCGCCGCAGAGACGCTAACCAAGGAGGCCAAGAATCTGGCCGGAAGAGTGGTCAAGGAGAATGCCTCGATCAGGGAGAATGCCAAGAAGTTGGCCCTGTGCCAGTCGCTGCGAGACTCTGGCCAGCGCACGGATCCCAACGATCCGAATGGGCCGGATCTGGACACCAAGATCGAGGAGTTCCGTGATCAAATCCGTCGATCCGAGACGGAGAAGACAAAGGCGGAGGCATGTCTTCAGTGTCTGCGCGATGGCGGCATCAACGTGGACGAGTGGGTGCAGGAGGCCGAGATCATGGGTGTACAGGAGCTGACGCGTTCGGCCAGTTCCATTTCGATGCGCACTGACGCCTCTGGCCAGGGCGAGAATCCCAGTTCCGATTCATTCTACGACAGCGACAAGGAGGAGACCCAGGCTCAGGCAGCTGCCCAAACGAAGCCCAAGCAGGAGCAACAGTTATCCAGGGATCGTACCTTCAGCGATAGTGAGGATGAGCCCGAAGTGCGTCCTTCGGCGGCGGCAGCTTcttctgcagctgctgcctCGTCATCCATGATGGCTAGTAGCGCTGGTGGCTGGGATGATCCCACTGAGGTCAACTGGGGAGCtgccgaggaggaggaggacaaGGACGAACCAATTGTACCAGAGCCCAAGGAGGCGATCTTCAAGTGCACTGCACTCTACAGCTACACG GCCCAGAATCCTGACGAGCTCACCATCGTAGAAAATGAACAGCTCGAGGTGGTTGGCGAGGGCGATGGCGATGGGTGGTTGAGGGCCCGCAACTATCGCGGCGAGGAGGGCTACGTGCCACACAATTATCTGGACATCGACCAGGAGACAGCGGGCAGCGCCTTTAATGGTACTTCAGGCAATCAATTGCGCTCTCAAATCTCATTCTCATCTGTCGATTATACCGTTGACAATGAAGATCAGACAGTGGACTCGATGCAATCACCCGACCAGGTGTCGGTCATCATGGCGCCCCAGAAGCGAGTCAAATCGGACGTGGAATGGTGCATCGCGCTGTACGACTACGACGCCACCGCCGAGGATGAGCTGACCTTCGAGGAGGGCGACAAGATCAAGATCATCACCAAGACCGCCCACGGCGTGGACGACGGATGGTGGGAGGGCGAGCTGGATGGCAAGTTCGGCAACTTTCCCTCGCTGGTCGTCGAGGAGTGCGACGAGATGGGCGAGCCGCTCAGCGAGGGTGGCGACGAGTCACCTCCGCCCACCGCAGCGCCCACTTTCGCACTGCCCCCCGCTCCTGCCCTGCCACCAGAGTACGCCCACgaactggaactggagctCACTGAGGATATGTTTGGTTCTCAGGATACAGCAG ATGAGGATAGCGGCTATATACCCAACGGCGCTGCTGCCCCGAGTATGCCTCCGCCAG GCCAGAACCAAAGCCAAACTACTGCCAAGAAgg TACTCATCCAAGAGCCTGGCATGGAg GACGATCTAAGTGACGATGGGCAGCCGCCGCCGTCCTTGCCGCCGCCCCAACTAGCGAAGGCGGGCGGATCCGCTCCTGGATCTGGGAGCAAGGTCGAAAAGGGGGCGGTGGCAGGTGGCGCCAACACGCTAAACTTAGGTATGGCACAAATAATTGTTACCGCTGCAACCCCCATGGTTGAAGACGGTGCCGATAAATCTTTCCCACCAGTAGGCGAGAGCGATGCGCAGCCAGAGGAGCAGGTGCCCAAGGAGCAGCCGGCGGAAGTGGCCAAAAAACCAGATATTGCGCCCAAGCCGCTGGCCAAGGTGGCGCCACAGAGCGCGCCGGCCAAAGAAG AGGACCAACAGTCCTTCTCGGAGGGCACCGATTCGGCTTCGGTGGCCGATGTGCCGGTACTACAGGATGCGGAGGATCCATTCAACGAGAAGGCCAAGGGAGAGTTCGGCGACGGTTCGGGATTTGAGGCCAATTTCGAGGCCAACTTCGATGCCAACTTTGATGACGCCTTTGCTGGATGCGGAGGAGGTGGGGGCGGTGGAGGTGGCGGTGGGGAGCAGTCCAACGACTTGGACATCAACGGAGAGGCAGCAGGAGAAGCAGGATCTGGATCTGCGGCTGGCGATGAGGATATTGAGGCACCCAAACAGGTGGTCGGTGGGCGAGCTAGCATACCCGAGGAATTGGACTCAAATCAATTG GCACACTACCATGAGCATGAAATATACTATGTAGACTATAGCCACGGACAGTTATAG